A stretch of DNA from Herpetosiphonaceae bacterium:
ATCAGCGCGCGCTGGCAGCCCTGGCGGCGAACCTCGCGGCGGACGTGGTGCTGGATCTGCTTATCGAGCGTGCGCTGGTCGAGCGGCGCTGGTCTGGGGCGGACAACCGTGCGCGTCTCCGGCGGCGGCTCGGCGATCACTGGCGGCGGCGGCGGCGGCGCGATAGCAGGCGCGGTAGCTGTCTGCGCGCGGCGACGCGGCAGGCGCAGGCGGGAGGAGCGCTGCTCGCTGATGGTCGTCGGATCGTTCCAGGCGTGAGGCAGCGCGGCGAGCCGCCCGGTCTGGGCGGTGGTCGCGTCCGCATAGTGATCGAGGGCACGGCCAAAATCGGTGGGCGTTGGGTAGCGCATGCCGGGATCGACGGCGACCGCTTGCGCCACGATGCGGTCAAGCTCCGGCGAGAAGATTGCCGGACGCGCCTGTGAGATCGTTGGAAGGTCGCCCTGACGCTGCTGCCGCGCAATCTCGTCGGGGGTCGCGCCGCCGAATGGCCGGTGCCCGACGAAGGCTTCCCAGGCCAGGAGGCCGAGCGCATACACGGTAGTGGCGGGTGATGGCGGCCCGCCCGTAAGGCGCTCCGGGGCACGATACGGCGCAAGCTCGAGCGGGATCTGGCTCGTCGGAACATGCCAGCTCTCGACCAGCAATGTCCGGCCACCGGGCAGCAGCCAGACGTTGCGGCTGCTGATCGGCGGGTGGGGCACGCCCTGGGTCTGGGCCAGCGCCACCGCCCCGACGATCGTGCGGACGGCGCTGAGCGCCTCGCTGGCGGAGATCATGCCAGCCTCGGCCAGCGAGCGGCCTGCAATATCTTCCGTCACCATGTAGGGCCGCCCGCCGACATCGCCCGTATCGTAGACGTCCAGCAGGCCGGGATGCGTGCGCTGCGCGCCGCGCTGAGCTTCTTCTTCAAACCGCTGGCGCAGATTCGGCTGCTGGACCAGCTCGGCGCGCAGCAGGTGGACCAGGACCTTCCGCTTGAGGCGCTCGTCTTCGGCGTGATAGACCGTCGCCAGACGGCTCTCGCCCAGGCGGGCTAGAATCCGGTAGCGTCCATGCAGTAGCGGTGGAGTTGTCGGCGAAGCAGCGCTCATCAGGCTCTTACTGGATTATCACCGGGGCGCACACTCGCGCACAGCATCGCGAGATTATAGCATTGCCTGAGAGCCGATGCAATGGCGATCCAGCATCGCTTGCCGCCGTGATGGCACCAGATTGCGGTTGCAAATTCGCGTATTTTTCGTTATACTGCAAGCCGATCAGGACATCGTAATACGCGCTATGGCCCCGTAGCTCAGTGGATTAGAGCACTGGTCTTCGGAACCAGGTGTCGGGGGTTCGAATCCCTCCGGGG
This window harbors:
- a CDS encoding serine/threonine-protein kinase, which translates into the protein MSAASPTTPPLLHGRYRILARLGESRLATVYHAEDERLKRKVLVHLLRAELVQQPNLRQRFEEEAQRGAQRTHPGLLDVYDTGDVGGRPYMVTEDIAGRSLAEAGMISASEALSAVRTIVGAVALAQTQGVPHPPISSRNVWLLPGGRTLLVESWHVPTSQIPLELAPYRAPERLTGGPPSPATTVYALGLLAWEAFVGHRPFGGATPDEIARQQRQGDLPTISQARPAIFSPELDRIVAQAVAVDPGMRYPTPTDFGRALDHYADATTAQTGRLAALPHAWNDPTTISEQRSSRLRLPRRRAQTATAPAIAPPPPPPVIAEPPPETRTVVRPRPAPLDQRTLDKQIQHHVRREVRRQGCQRALIKRSLQLLFVFLLLYGGYLGLRYAVDYTTGRIQQIDVGEWISRQLPDPNDFIPSWLRDPGSVVASYRVIAPTNLRERPGATEDNPPIRVLEPGVRLQQIGVAQPDPQGGPYEWLPVITLDNATSGWIANLQNNLEQE